One genomic segment of Bacteroidota bacterium includes these proteins:
- a CDS encoding glycosyltransferase — protein sequence MNILFVNTSEFSRNAGGVGTVTYALTKEFLKKECNVYYMSLKKGDEKLTDFNGIRHFFIPDETNFIAPENTNFIKQLLNKYDIDIIINQAGFNVPALKGLNAAKNEKVKIITVHHNCILCLYKNYRHIITKSYGSHRFFKLINNPIGWFLLNIQFKIKHSGYFKFIINNSDKLALLSVNFIEELKFFVKNLPEDKVVAISNPAPYEAVPGIEDKKENILLYIGRIEYQQKRTDLLLEIWKLLYKKHPDWKLEVIGEGPARNDLEKKIKSENIERVTFHGFQDPKALLEKAKFFCMTSAFEGYGMVLVESQAYGVVPFAFDCFTGLNEIIKNGSTGKVIKPFDINEYASELEKLMTNESERMKIAIEGQKAVEKFNASKIADEWINLFKKLLNSKPIR from the coding sequence TTGAATATTTTATTTGTAAATACATCTGAATTTAGCCGTAATGCCGGAGGAGTTGGCACTGTTACTTATGCATTAACGAAGGAGTTTTTAAAAAAAGAGTGTAATGTATATTATATGTCCTTAAAAAAAGGTGATGAAAAGCTGACAGACTTTAACGGCATTCGTCACTTTTTTATTCCAGATGAGACCAATTTTATTGCACCGGAGAATACAAATTTTATAAAACAATTACTCAATAAGTACGATATAGATATTATAATTAATCAGGCCGGCTTTAATGTTCCTGCTTTGAAAGGGTTGAACGCTGCAAAAAATGAAAAAGTAAAAATAATTACAGTACACCATAATTGTATTTTATGTCTTTATAAGAATTACCGCCATATAATTACGAAAAGTTATGGCAGTCATAGATTTTTTAAACTTATTAATAATCCAATCGGATGGTTTTTACTAAACATTCAATTTAAGATTAAACATTCCGGATACTTTAAATTTATAATCAATAATTCCGATAAACTTGCTTTGCTTTCGGTAAATTTTATAGAAGAGCTTAAGTTTTTTGTAAAAAATTTACCTGAAGATAAAGTAGTAGCTATTTCCAATCCTGCGCCTTATGAAGCTGTACCGGGTATCGAAGATAAGAAAGAAAATATTTTATTATATATAGGAAGAATTGAATATCAGCAAAAAAGAACTGATTTATTACTTGAAATTTGGAAATTACTTTATAAAAAACATCCCGACTGGAAACTGGAAGTTATCGGTGAAGGACCGGCAAGAAATGATTTAGAGAAAAAAATCAAATCTGAAAACATAGAGAGAGTGACATTCCATGGTTTTCAGGACCCCAAAGCGCTGCTGGAAAAAGCAAAATTTTTTTGTATGACTTCTGCTTTTGAAGGCTACGGAATGGTTTTAGTTGAATCTCAGGCATACGGAGTTGTCCCCTTCGCTTTCGATTGTTTTACCGGATTAAATGAAATAATAAAAAATGGCTCTACAGGTAAAGTTATCAAACCATTTGATATAAATGAATATGCTTCAGAACTGGAAAAATTAATGACAAATGAATCTGAAAGAATGAAAATAGCCATTGAGGGACAAAAAGCTGTTGAAAAGTTCAATGCTTCTAAAATTGCTGATGAGTGGATTAATTTATTTAAAAAACTATTGAATAGTAAACCTATCAGATGA
- a CDS encoding EpsG family protein, with protein MFAFLFGYSVYAFNGDIVSYADSYEEVCKYDYADYWYLLVHTYSSDRLADYNANTVTTQADIYALTLQFLLSRVTDNPRWFWGIVSVIYTYLVLKFILEAASLLEGKSSKIQKIFFAALLLTVPFYVGVTGIRFWTALFLFMIYAIKFIKKGDIVYFFIAFSSVFIHYTFLVPVILLLIYRFVRLSRLLTYTLILVSVAFFSLTTATTSLNFIKNLTSNFDETRIDSITDNYTNVDIYSDVVDQNDVANWYVKLDGVGFLYFLIGIFLLEYSGLFKWKKNEFIERLEPFHVIIFCISLITFNLGSIGRFCYIFYLVSLLRLAILAGLNPHNRILKTLGYITLPLLIIHVLLSCRAGFYFVDPLLLVGNPVILIFMQSSISLSELIVGH; from the coding sequence ATGTTTGCTTTTCTATTCGGGTATAGCGTATATGCTTTTAACGGCGATATTGTTTCTTACGCAGATAGTTATGAGGAAGTTTGCAAATATGACTATGCGGATTACTGGTACCTGTTGGTACACACATATTCATCTGACAGACTGGCAGATTATAATGCAAATACGGTTACTACTCAGGCTGATATCTATGCACTAACCTTACAATTTTTACTAAGCAGAGTTACAGATAATCCAAGATGGTTCTGGGGTATTGTCTCAGTAATTTATACGTATCTTGTTCTGAAATTTATTCTGGAAGCTGCTTCTTTACTGGAAGGTAAGTCATCTAAAATTCAAAAAATATTTTTTGCGGCTTTATTACTGACAGTGCCGTTCTATGTAGGTGTAACGGGGATAAGATTTTGGACTGCGTTGTTTTTATTTATGATTTATGCAATAAAATTTATTAAGAAGGGAGATATAGTCTACTTTTTTATAGCATTCAGTTCTGTTTTTATACATTATACATTTTTAGTACCCGTTATTTTATTATTGATATACAGATTTGTTCGGCTTTCCAGATTATTAACATATACTTTAATCTTAGTCTCGGTAGCTTTCTTTTCTTTAACAACTGCTACAACATCTCTTAATTTTATAAAAAACCTCACCTCAAATTTTGATGAGACAAGGATTGATTCTATAACCGATAATTATACTAATGTTGATATTTACTCGGATGTAGTTGATCAGAATGATGTTGCTAACTGGTATGTTAAACTTGACGGTGTCGGTTTTTTATACTTTCTTATAGGGATATTCCTTCTTGAATATTCAGGTCTTTTTAAGTGGAAAAAAAATGAATTTATCGAGAGGCTTGAACCTTTTCATGTTATAATATTTTGTATCTCGTTAATTACATTTAATCTCGGTTCTATCGGAAGATTTTGTTATATATTTTATTTAGTCAGTTTGCTGCGGCTTGCAATATTAGCAGGATTAAACCCACATAACAGAATTTTAAAAACACTGGGATATATCACTTTGCCATTATTAATAATACACGTTCTGCTTTCCTGCCGCGCGGGATTCTATTTCGTAGACCCTCTTTTACTGGTGGGAAACCCGGTTATTCTTATTTTTATGCAATCAAGTATAAGTCTTTCAGAATTAATTGTCGGACATTAA
- the asnB gene encoding asparagine synthase (glutamine-hydrolyzing) — protein sequence MCGITGYIDFNNTTPSGVLDKMVKTIAHRGPDDCGSEIFNLSSAQIGLGHTRLSIIDLSSCGHQPMHFKDLCITYNGEIYNYLEIKKELVELGHKFNTGSDTEVILHAYDEWGIKAVDRFIGMFAIVLFDKKKEEIILIRDRAGVKPLYYYFKDGIFIFGSELKSFHKHPGFKKEIDLSALSLYFDFGYIPSPFSIFKNCFKLEPGHYLNLRLSNQELKNSTYWDVRDFYKKDKLKLSYPEAKRELHEILESAFKYRMVSDVPVGVFLSGGYDSTAVAALLQRELSGKLKTFTIGFSEGNNEAPFAQASAKYIGTDHTEFYCTTTEAQSIIPKLSYYYDEPFADSSAIPTMLISKLAREQVTVALSADGGDELFAGYYSYVSLWQKMDLINRIPPKFKGNAKFFFAIAEKLIPDSKISLTHKINSVSKALNTDNNQQAIDLFRMMNSLPESYRKSIFNQSFEEYTHGFYQESGGYKNAMEIVLAANFQMYLQNDILTKVDRATMSVALEGREPLLDHRLVEFAAQIPFEYKSDGHIGKRILKDILHEYVPQSMMNRPKSGFSLPINNWLKNDLSYLIKIYLNEKALSESGLFNTNFITNLVKMFENDKLHYNSLIWRLLMFQMWYKEWM from the coding sequence ATGTGTGGAATTACCGGTTACATAGATTTTAATAATACTACCCCCTCCGGTGTTTTAGACAAAATGGTAAAAACTATTGCCCATCGAGGCCCTGATGATTGCGGCTCAGAAATATTTAATCTGAGCAGCGCTCAAATAGGCTTAGGGCATACAAGATTATCAATTATTGACCTTTCTTCCTGCGGTCATCAGCCAATGCATTTTAAGGATTTATGTATCACTTATAATGGAGAGATTTATAATTATCTCGAAATAAAAAAGGAATTGGTTGAGCTTGGTCATAAATTTAATACGGGTTCCGATACGGAAGTAATTCTTCATGCCTATGATGAATGGGGTATAAAAGCAGTTGACAGATTTATTGGGATGTTTGCAATTGTGTTATTTGATAAAAAGAAAGAAGAAATTATTTTGATCCGTGACAGAGCCGGGGTTAAGCCTCTCTATTATTATTTTAAAGACGGCATTTTTATCTTTGGCTCTGAACTAAAATCTTTCCATAAACATCCAGGCTTTAAGAAGGAAATTGATTTGAGCGCTTTGTCTCTATATTTTGATTTCGGATATATTCCTTCCCCATTTTCAATTTTTAAAAATTGTTTTAAACTTGAACCCGGTCATTATTTAAATCTCAGATTATCGAATCAAGAATTAAAAAATAGTACTTATTGGGATGTAAGAGATTTTTACAAAAAAGATAAACTAAAATTAAGTTATCCCGAAGCGAAAAGAGAACTTCATGAAATTCTTGAATCAGCATTTAAATACAGAATGGTATCTGATGTTCCGGTCGGAGTTTTTTTAAGCGGCGGATATGATAGCACTGCAGTTGCTGCATTACTTCAGAGAGAACTTTCAGGAAAGCTTAAGACTTTTACAATAGGATTTAGTGAAGGTAATAACGAAGCACCTTTTGCTCAGGCATCTGCTAAATATATAGGAACTGACCACACAGAATTTTATTGTACTACAACTGAAGCACAGTCTATAATTCCAAAACTTTCTTACTATTACGATGAACCTTTTGCAGATAGTTCTGCAATACCGACAATGCTAATAAGTAAACTTGCAAGAGAACAAGTTACTGTTGCTTTATCGGCAGATGGCGGAGATGAGTTATTTGCCGGATATTACAGTTATGTTTCTCTCTGGCAAAAGATGGATTTGATTAACAGAATTCCTCCTAAATTCAAAGGAAATGCAAAGTTCTTTTTCGCGATAGCTGAAAAATTAATTCCTGATTCAAAAATAAGTCTAACACATAAAATTAACAGTGTTTCGAAAGCACTAAATACGGATAACAATCAGCAGGCAATTGATTTATTCCGAATGATGAACAGCCTTCCGGAATCTTATAGAAAAAGTATATTCAATCAAAGCTTCGAAGAATATACACACGGGTTTTATCAGGAAAGCGGCGGTTATAAAAATGCTATGGAAATTGTGCTTGCTGCGAATTTTCAGATGTACTTGCAAAACGATATACTTACAAAGGTAGATAGGGCAACAATGTCTGTTGCTTTGGAAGGCAGAGAACCTTTATTGGATCATCGATTAGTTGAGTTTGCTGCTCAGATACCATTTGAGTATAAATCTGACGGTCACATAGGGAAACGCATATTGAAAGATATCTTACATGAATATGTTCCGCAATCTATGATGAACAGACCTAAATCCGGTTTTTCATTGCCAATCAATAACTGGCTAAAAAATGATTTAAGTTATCTGATAAAAATTTATTTAAATGAAAAAGCACTGTCTGAATCCGGATTATTTAATACAAACTTTATCACAAATCTTGTAAAAATGTTTGAAAATGATAAGCTGCATTACAACTCTCTTATCTGGAGATTATTGATGTTTCAGATGTGGTACAAAGAATGGATGTGA
- a CDS encoding GDP-mannose 4,6-dehydratase has protein sequence MNYTPKKILITGTAGFIGFHLVKLLSEQDVTITGLDNINGYYDTQLKIDRLSETGIDINDSSETIQSTKYKNYRFLKLDVTDTEKISKLFKEEKFDTVVHLAAQAGVRYSITNPEIYVHSNIIGFLNILECCKNNDVRHLIYASSSSVYGNNEKVPFSETDSVDFPVSMYAATKKSNELMAHTYNHVHKLPSTGLRFFTVYGPWGRPDMAPYLFTKSIMDEIPIKVFNNGDLYRDFTYIDDIVCGIQKVVLAGPNSQGYAVYNIGNNKPVHLLEFINVIEKFTGKTAVKKWLPMQPGDVYKTYADISALSEAVGYKPEIDIDEGIEKYVKWFKEYYK, from the coding sequence ATGAATTATACTCCTAAAAAAATATTAATAACAGGCACTGCAGGGTTTATAGGATTTCATCTTGTAAAATTGTTATCTGAACAGGATGTTACTATTACCGGATTAGATAATATAAATGGATATTATGATACACAATTGAAAATTGACCGTCTGTCCGAAACCGGAATTGATATTAATGATTCATCTGAAACCATTCAAAGCACTAAATACAAAAATTATAGATTTCTAAAATTAGATGTAACTGACACTGAAAAAATCAGTAAGCTTTTTAAGGAAGAAAAATTCGATACAGTTGTACACTTAGCTGCTCAGGCCGGAGTAAGATATTCAATTACAAACCCTGAAATATATGTACATTCGAATATAATAGGATTTCTGAATATACTTGAATGCTGTAAAAATAATGATGTTAGGCATTTAATATATGCATCAAGCTCATCTGTATATGGTAACAATGAGAAAGTGCCATTCTCAGAAACAGATTCAGTAGATTTCCCCGTAAGCATGTATGCTGCTACTAAAAAAAGTAATGAATTAATGGCTCATACTTACAATCACGTGCATAAACTCCCTTCAACCGGACTAAGATTTTTCACTGTTTATGGTCCATGGGGTAGACCTGATATGGCTCCTTACTTATTCACGAAATCCATTATGGATGAAATACCAATCAAAGTCTTCAATAACGGTGATTTATATCGTGACTTTACTTATATAGATGATATAGTTTGCGGAATTCAAAAAGTCGTGTTAGCAGGACCGAACTCACAGGGATATGCGGTTTACAATATAGGAAATAATAAACCGGTTCATCTACTGGAGTTTATAAATGTAATCGAAAAGTTCACGGGTAAAACAGCAGTAAAAAAATGGTTACCTATGCAGCCGGGAGATGTATATAAAACTTATGCAGATATTAGCGCTCTCTCTGAAGCAGTTGGTTACAAACCGGAAATTGATATCGATGAAGGTATTGAGAAATATGTAAAATGGTTCAAAGAATATTATAAATAA